A region from the Vicia villosa cultivar HV-30 ecotype Madison, WI linkage group LG3, Vvil1.0, whole genome shotgun sequence genome encodes:
- the LOC131659881 gene encoding uncharacterized protein LOC131659881 translates to MAFSFTASEGSSGGLLSIWNSKTVSVEASFSGPGFLGTKVLWKGAIYYVVNVYSDCTLSQKRILWNRLLVLKNKYQDGEWIVAGDFNAVKKRSERCGISSRNGNAKWKDFSDFIEETGLVDVPCKGKRFSWFSGDGKSKSRIDRFLISNNIISSWGVVGQWIGMRDISDHCPVWLMVDKEDWGPKPFKFNNEWFNDKNFFDFVKKEWEGIKVQGRGDFVLKEKFRLIKERLKWWEKNIFGKIDLEIEENVKELNKWDDREVWEEEIHLNKVKASKNIWFNLKLKENMLIQKSRMRWLNDGDDNSRYFHNSVKERRRMNRICLLDSNEGVVATVNEVKDRVKNHFECKFKEECFERPLLEDVAIGSLNEDQSCSLEAYDRRNKGGGLEL, encoded by the coding sequence ATGGCTTTTTCTTTTACAGCTTCGGAAGGTTCATCTGGTGGTTTACTGTCTATATGGAATTCTAAAACTGTTTCAGTGGAGGCTAGTTTTTCGGGCCCGGGTTTTCTAGGAACAAAGGTTTTGTGGAAAGGAGCAATTTATTATGTGGTTAATGTCTATTCTGATTGCACTTTGTCTCAGAAACGAATTTTATGGAACCGGTTGttagtgttaaaaaataaatatcaagACGGAGAATGGATAGTAGCAGGAGATTTTAATGCGGTTAAAAAGAGGAGTGAGAGATGTGGTATTTCTTCTAGAAATGGCAATGCCAAATGGAAAGACTTTTCGGATTTCATTGAAGAAACGGGGCTTGTTGATGTGCCTTGCAAGGGCAAGAGATTCTCTTGGTTTAGTGGAGATGGAAAGTCGAAGAGTAGAATCGATAGATTTCTTATTTCCAACAATATTATCTCATCTTGGGGGGTGGTTGGTCAATGGATAGGAATGAGAGATATTTCCGATCATTGTCCGGTGTGGTTGATGGTGGATAAGGAGGATTGGGGGCCAAAACCTTTCaagttcaataatgaatggtttaatGACAAGAATTTCTTTGACTTTGTTAAGAAGGAATGGGAGGGAATTAAAGTTCAAGGGAGgggagattttgttttgaaggagaaatttCGTTTGATTAAAGAGAGATTGAAGTGGtgggaaaaaaatatttttgggaaaATTGATTTGGAGATAGAAGAGAATGTGAAAGAATTAAACAAATGGGACGATAGGGAGGTGTGGGAGGAAGAGATTCATTTGAATAAGGTCAAGGCGTCAAAGAATATATGGTTCAACCTTAAACTCAAGGAGAACATGTTGATTCAAAAAAGTAGGATGAGGTGGTTAAATGATGGGGATGATAATAGTAGATACTTTCATAACTCGGTGAAGGAAAGAAGGCGCATGAACCGCATTTGCTTGTTAGATTCTAATGAAGGGGTTGTTGCTACGGTTAATGAGGTGAAGGATAGGGTGAAGAATCATTTCGAATGCAAGTTTAAGGAGGAGTGTTTCGAAAGACCTCTATTGGAAGATGTTGCTATTGGATCTTTgaatgaagatcaatcttgttcTTTAGAGGCTTACGATAGAAGAAATAAAGGAGGCGGTTTGGAGTTGTGA